One Sander vitreus isolate 19-12246 chromosome 22, sanVit1, whole genome shotgun sequence DNA segment encodes these proteins:
- the rbis gene encoding ribosomal biogenesis factor has product MGKNKQKGKKQKNVFQVANKHLKPKNKAKPVTTTLKHINAVKHEKVENLNQIFTEVQRDVRSISKSVAPEPKKQTQVVREPPKESVNVDNAAQLFSQL; this is encoded by the exons ATGGGGAAGAATAaacaaaaggggaaaaagcaGAAGAACGTCTTTCAAGTTGCAAACAAGCACTTGAAGCCCAAGAACAAAGCGAAACCTGTCACGACAACGCTCAAACAT ATCAATGCAGTGAAACATGAGAAGGTGGAGAACCTCAATCAAATCTTCACAGAAGTCCAGAGGGATGTCAGGAGCATTTCAAAGTCTGTTGCTCCCGAACCAAAGAAACAAACGCAG gttGTCAGAGAGCCACCAAAGGAATCTGTAAACGTTGACAATGCGGCTCAACTCTTCTCTCAGCTATAA
- the rad51b gene encoding DNA repair protein RAD51 homolog 2 encodes MATRILKRTGVSHDMCEQLKRHQIESCKDLLSLSAVEVMHVAGLSYQKASVLLQSVSKAVAPPVTTALELWKQQSCFSTSLPALDKLLRGGLPRGTITEVTGPSGCGKTQMCLMLSVLATLPKSEGGLESSVIYIDTESAFSAERLVEIAQSRFPDYFSGKERVLQMAGRVHLFRELTCQDVLNRLDRLEEDIISTGAGLIILDSVASVVRKEFDTTLPGNLMHRSNLLGHEASTLKYLAHQFNIPVVLTNQITTHLGSEVDSGFVRAALGNTWSHSVNTRLIVQYVDSHQRQILIAKSPVAPFAVLNYTIEKQGICIDGDDSRESLYEGTDPGLQPIRVQTGFNYNLNTSTDCTD; translated from the coding sequence ATGGCGACCAGAATACTAAAGCGAACCGGCGTTTCACATGACATGTGTGAGCAACTCAAACGACATCAAATAGAAAGTTGCAAGGACCTGTTGTCTCTGTCTGCTGTTGAAGTGATGCATGTTGCAGGGCTGAGCTACCAGAAGGCCTCAGTGCTGCTGCAGTCAGTGAGCAAAGCCGTTGCACCGCCAGTCACGACGGCTCTGGAGCTCTGGAAGCAACAGTCCTGTTTCTCCACGTCGTTGCCTGCTCTGGATAAACTTCTGAGAGGAGGCCTGCCCCGTGGGACCATCACAGAGGTCACAGGGCCCTCTGGCTGTGGGAAGACTCAGATGTGTTTGATGCTGAGTGTTTTGGCCACTCTGCCAAAGAGTGAGGGCGGCCTAGAGAGCAGTGTGATCTACATCGACACAGAGTCGGCTTTCTCTGCCGAGAGGCTGGTAGAGATCGCTCAGAGCCGGTTCCCAGACTACTTCAGCGGTAAGGAGAGAGTCCTGCAGATGGCCGGGCGGGTGCACCTCTTCAGGGAGCTCACCTGTCAAGATGTCCTCAACAGGCTGGATAGATTAGAAGAGGACATCATCTCAACCGGAGCGGGTCTCATCATCCTGGACTCTGTGGCCTCAGTGGTGAGAAAGGAGTTTGACACAACGCTGCCTGGCAACCTGATGCACCGCAGCAACCTGCTGGGTCACGAGGCCTCCACCCTGAAATACCTGGCCCACCAGTTCAACATACCTGTGGTACTCACCAACCAGATCACAACTCATTTGGGATCTGAGGTGGATTCTGGGTTTGTGAGAGCGGCTCTGGGTAACACCTGGAGTCACAGTGTCAACACGCGTCTCATTGTCCAGTATGTGGACTCACACCAGAGACAGATACTGATAGCTAAGTCACCCGTGGCCCCGTTTGCTGTGCTGAACTACACCATTGAGAAGCAGGGCATCTGTATAGATGGAGATGATAGTCGGGAGAGTTTGTATGAAGGCACAGATCCAGGCCTCCAGCCAATCAGGGTACAGACTGGATTCAACTACAACTTGAACACATCTACAGACTGCACAGATTAA
- the LOC144536867 gene encoding carbonic anhydrase 1, with the protein MSWGYAQNNGPDKWADNFPIANGPRQSPIDIVSGASSYDKGLKPLSLKYDPSTSLEILNNGHSFQVTFADDTDSSTLKDGPISGIYRLKQFHFHWGASDNKGSEHTVNGTKYPAELHLVHWNTKYASFGEAASKPDGLAVVGVFLKIGDQNASLQKIIDAFKAIKAKGQQTTFAGFDPSTLLPGCLDYWTYDGSLTTPPLLESVTWIVCKEPISVSADQMAKFRSLLFSAKGEAECCMVDNYRPPQPLKGRSVRASFQ; encoded by the exons ATGTCTTGGGGATACGCACAGAACAACG GACCCGACAAATGGGCTGATAACTTCCCTATTGCCAATGGACCCCGCCAGTCTCCCATTGACATCGTCTCTGGTGCATCATCATACGACAAGGGGCTGAAGCCGCTCAGCCTGAAGTACGACCCGTCCACCTCCCTCGAAATCCTCAACAACGGACATTCCTTCCAAGTGACCTTCGCAGATGACACCGACAGCTCAA CTCTGAAAGACGGCCCCATCTCAGGGATCTACAGGCTCAAGCAGTTTCATTTCCACTGGGGAGCTTCTGATAACAAGGGCTCCGAACATACTGTGAACGGGACCAAGTATCCTGCTGAG CTCCATCTGGTGCACTGGAACACCAAATACGCAAGTTTTGGTGAGGCTGCTAGCAAGCCTGATGGGCTTGCTGTTGTTGGAGTATTCCTGAAG ATTGGTGATCAAAATGCCAGTCTTCAGAAGATTATTGACGCCTTTAAAGCTATCAAGGCCAAA GGCCAGCAGACCACTTTTGCTGGCTTTGACCCTTCTACCTTGCTCCCTGGTTGCCTAGACTACTGGACATATGATGGCTCCCTGACCACACCTCCTCTGCTGGAGAGTGTTACCTGGATTGTCTGCAAAGAGCCAATCAGTGTCAGCGCTGACCAG ATGGCCAAATTCCGCAGCCTGCTCTTCTCCGCTAAGGGTGAGGCCGAGTGCTGCATGGTGGACAACTACCGCCCTCCCCAGCCTCTCAAGGGTCGCTCTGTCCGTGCTTCCTTCCAATAA